The nucleotide sequence AATGCTAAACCAATAGCGTGTCACTTGGAGATGGGTTAAGTAACTAGAAAAGGTCTGTCCCATTAGTATTAGCTAAAAGTTTTAAGTGGCTAAATATTTACTGAATCCATCCCAATTAGCTGACCTGTTGTTTCTTGTTGTTTCTGTTAGCATAGATTGCTGTTGTGCTTTTGTCCAAATTAAATTAGTGTTTTAACACTCGTCTGTTGACTTTCTTTCTTGAATTCATTTAGGTGCGACTTTGAAGACATTCTCTTAGAGATGGACCGTATTTTGCGGCCAGAAGGCGCTGTTATTATGAGGGACGATGTAGACGTGCTAATTAAGGTGAAGAAGATAATAGGAGGTATGAGATGGGACTTTAAATTGATGGATCATGAAGACGCCCCCCTTGTTCCCGAGAAAATACTTGTAGCAGTCAAAAAATATTGGACCGTTGGTGATAATAATACCACATTCACACGATAAGATGCTCGCGAAGATGGTGGTCTGATCAATGTATTTGCAATGGATTCCGAGAAACATAAAGTTCAGTTATCAATGGTATTTGGTGGCTAAGGAATTTTTGGTCGAGGAGGTACTCTCCTTAATGTATGTGTTTAACTTTCTATTGATGGATTCATAAATATGAACACACTTGCATTCATTTATTCTCACTAGTTGATGAGTCCTGAATCTTCTGATGTATTCTTAGGAGCATTTTCTTCCTTCAAAAACAGATGTTGTAATGTGTTCAATACATTTTTGTATGAGATATGTTGATATTAATCTGCTTTACTTCATTGGAACAAAATTATCCATCTCGCCGCCCCCAAGTATCTTCAAGTTATGCATATCTGTTACAAAGAATATTTGTAAAGCTGGCATTCCTCCGGGACTTATAAGAAGAAGCTAAAGAAATTGGGTagcttttaaaattaaaaaaatctctTGATTAGTGACGAATTTAgtttaataataatttattaaacaCAATTGGATTCTAATAATTTTGATTCTATTAAACAAATTCAACCATTTAATTAGTAGTACAatttttcattttcaatcctccaaTATCAAGGTTTCCTTAAATTTTCCACCCAGTGCTAACTTAAAATAAGAAGAAATGACCAAATTAATTTAATCCTGGCATTAACGATGGTAGTTACACAGAAATGAGAAAAATTATGTAATTTGAAGGTTAACTGTAAGTACCAAAATGAATATTTACCAAACAATTGAGGGACGTAAATCGtgtttcttatttcttttttctaatttctGAAGACCTGCCTATAATTgtctactccctccggtccaaaataaatgattttttggccttttttttgtggttcaaaataagtaattttttcaaatttcaagaatgaattaattatttttttcctacattgctcTTGGAATAAATAGtattggagtatgtgttaggagtgaTATTTTGAAGAGATAATAAAAGTTAATATGGTTAAttttattgctaattaatgttaaaatgtaaatttcttaatctgtgtgaaaataactaaaaaattacttattttggaccggacgCAGTAACATCTTAACAGTTCACATCGTCAGCTGTCaccttgaaaaagaaaaagacaactCATTGATCTGACTAAGTAATTCCTATGATCCTCATGTCATATTCAAATCAGTATTATAAACACTAGACAGCCTTGCAATGTTCTGTCAAGAAGAGACCAAAAACAATGACATATAATCAATCTTTAGTATCAGATAGATGCATAATTTACAAAACATTTTTCTAAGTTACATAGTTAATAAAATTCAACTGGAGATCAGTAACTTATGATAACAAAATAGAGGTTTATAATTACACAACTGTGACCACTTAACCAATAAAACCTCTCCGCGACGGACTCAAAGCCCGAAGCAGACTATGGTAGAGAATattcagaagaagaaaaaaacatcaCTTGGATGCATACAATCCATTGCCAGACAATACTTAACCTCTACCTATACCAAATTATGGGAAACCAGATTATGACAAAAGGAAAGGCATTATTtgccccttttttcttttttcaacctCAAAAAGAAAACCAGTAATACAACAATATATGCAGAAACATATATACAAATTACTGAGAAAGGCAAATACGGGTGTAAAATTGCAGTGGTACATACTTTTAAAACATGTACTGACAGTTTTGTTAGTCATCCTTGCAATCATTTATCAGGCCGAGCTTCATAACCCCCTTCTGGTCTCTTCACAAGTGCATATGGCATGTACGTACCAAGTATCCTATCCCACGTCACAAAGAAGGGTTGTGAAAAGTTATACTTGCTTCCGTAAAGTTGGTGATGAACGTCGTGGTACGCTGAGTTGTTCTTAAAGACGATATGGAACAGGTTTCCCGGTAGCCATAGTCCACAATGATCATCGACTGTCTTGATGGTCGCAAACGagaaaaagaagatagaagctCGCGGAGACATGCCTGAGAAAAGGAAAGCTAGGGCCCCACCGATAGTGTCGAGTATCAGACCCTCTAAAGGGTGATTGTACAAAGCTCCGAATGCATATGGAACAACTAGCCGGTGATGCTGAGAATGGATATGCTTGTATAAGAACTTATTTTGATGCATGTAGCGATGCATAAAGTATTGCCAAGTATCTAACACCACCATTCCAACAAAGAATTGTCTAGCAAGAACAAGGAAGCTAGCCTGTTGATTTCCGCCAGATTCTCCATCATTACCTGTGACCTGTTCCGGAAAAATTGAATTTAGTGAACAAGAATAAATTATCAAACTTGCATCCAGAAACGCATTGACATATAAACACAAATAATAAAAAGTCTGGACGAAAAATATTAGAGGAGAGAGCACAAGTGGAATAAGATATAAAATGGATCTAGAAAAATCACTTGATTGTGGATTGACCAAGAATGATTTCATTTTGCAATCAGCTAAAAGACATTCCAAAAGCCAAGGTCCGATAACAATCTCTGAACCATATGACGTTGGACTAGATGTTTGCTTAAAGAATTAACGCAAGCCAAACTCCAGTTGGCTGCTATATGTCAGAACAGCTCAAGTGGGGGATGTATTCATTAAGCTGCATGTGTGAAACTAAAGAAATTAGAAACTACACTATTGATAATAACTCCAAAGTGTAGTTTGAACCCACATGGGCACAAAAGTACAAGTCAATTGCCTCATTTTGAGGTCGCGGAAGTTTAGCAGAATGCAGACATGTTGTAAATATAATGAACTATCTTACAACATGATACTAGAGTAATGGTTACTAATAGAGTAATCTCACTTGTTAGTTGTCACCACTTCATCTCTATCACCGTTGACATCAATCCAAGGATGCACTGGTTTCTCTTTCCTCTCCTTTGATGGGCAGGAACAACTTCTTCCTATAAAAGATCCAAGCTTATATGCTGAGCTAGGAGAGTAATACTCTTCTTCAAACTCTAAAAAGTAGAAAACCACCCAAATTCCTCGTTGGTTACCTTTTCAATAATCTAAACGTACAGTTAAGAGGGCTAGTGAAGACTCCGAGCAGCCTATTTTCTCATTAAGCACTCTTTTTTTTCTACTAACAAAGAATAAACTCTAACTAAACAAAGATCGAAGACATTATCCCTTGCTAGCGCTTCTAATTACCACCACCAAAGTTTAGCAACAGAAACAACGAAATCTATTTGTGTGTCTTCATCCTTCCAAGTACATCACAATATTAAATACTCATTTTATGCTACCAAAGGAGGGATAAGGCGAGGGGGAGAGGATAGCCTAACGGACCAATGTCTCTACACCAATCTGCAAAACAGCTCAATCCAGACAAGAAAGGAAGGAGGGAAATAGAAAATCATTGATCGCTAAATTCTTCATAGATGCGTCACTGTTATATTGAAGCTGCCCTCTCCTCCAGACCCACTTTGTCTCACACATAACACTAATTTTCTTGGAAACGAGTATTCTGGCATCAACTTATCGGGGCTTCTTCAACATAAAGTGTTTAGTAGAGCACCCCGACACCTCTAGACACACAAACACACAGAAAAGAGGAAGGAAGCCATAGCACTATGCCACTATCAGTCAAAACTATAGCGCACATTTTGTATCTGATACTTGCACAAAATCATGTTATCTCCATGGTATGTCTGCCCTTTCCCTTCAAATTAACGCAATTAATATCTCCCCCCTcagaatttaaaaatatattattaaatGTACAAGCTCAGATAAACGGAGGCACTAGTGTTCCTAGGTTCATAAAATTCTCGGATATTTCATAAAGAACACTTCAAATAACTATCTATAACAGCTACATAGACAAATGATTTCTCCGCCCATCTGTCAGCCAAATTCTACAAACAGCAAGGTAGACAATACATCAACAAGAAGTCTACTACCCTGTCCACAAACAATTGGACAATCAGAACTAATCATAAAtgtcaaaaatgaaagaaaatgtcCTCTTCATATTAAAAAAAAGTGAGGCATCGCTAAATTCCAAAGAAGAACTATTATCCCTCATAACAGCCTCTTCCaactcctcttcctcttccatgcCCACCACAGGGTATGAAATATACCATGAAAGTATAAACGTCATGTTGCTTACCTAAACAACATATTTCAAATCCAAAAACTCAAAGATCAAAAGGAAGTTTGAAGCCTTCAACCAAAAACCAGATAGCGTTCACCACTACAAGGTCAAACAATCAATCAATAAAATTTGCCTCAACCACAAACTAGATGGTGTTAATGGTACGAATGATCTGTATGCATTCCGCTCTATCTGGACTCATCTCATTCTTACTAATCAAATCAGATTCTACAGCAAATAGCCATCCATAAAAGGtaacaaagaaaaatacaaggagttgctaagaatttcccaaaagaaaaaaaagctaaTAAGCACGCTTCAAATGTAATAACACAGCACCCATCATTTCTCTCCATCTCCGAAATAAGAAAATACCAGACAGAAATTTGCAAAAACAGAACTTTGCAATAAAAACTCCACCATCCTGAAAATGAGCACAAATTGTGCAGCAATACAAACTAATTGTCAATCGAACACCCCCCTAAAGATCTTCATCGGATTCAAATAATGGAAAAAAACCAACAATATATGCCTCGAGGTGCCAAATCCCAAAGAAATAACTATTCGTTGTTGTAACAGGCTCCTCAAGTTCCTTCCAGACCCCACAGCCACAGTGTATGAACACACCATGAAGTATAATTGCACATTGCTTACACCGAACTGCATATTTTAAACTCAAAATTCAAGAACAAAAAAATTTCCAGACTTCGATCAATAGTGGATAGCCAAGGGCGGAGCGAGAGCATTGTCTAGGGGTTCAGACAAACCCCATAGCTTTTGCTTGAATCATGTACTTGTATTaggaaattcattaaatatttaaatatttaatgaaTAAATACTTAACTGCAAACCTAGTAACTAAGACGAGCTATGGCTTTGATGGCAAACTCATAACCATTAACTTCGAATAATAGTTCCCGCCTTTGTGGATAGCAACCGCCATCAAAGGTCAATCAAATTAATCAATCAAAACTATTCTTTCAGTCCTAAATTAGctggctatatgaatcctctgtATCCAACTGATCCACGAAATGAATCCCATTTATCAAATTCAAAGTACTTAACATAGTTAAACTATTTTGCATTGACGGTCAACTTACCACAACGTTCATCCTTTACCCAAGAGGAGGGGTCAGATTATGCTTTGCAAAATTCTAAAGTAAGACTAAGAAAGCTCTAAAAACATGCTTCAAAACACAAGAATACAGCAATCACCATATCTCAATctcaagaaatgaaaaaaatcaaacaGAAAAATTGCATAAAAACAGAAACTTTGCAATAAAGGGGTGATGGGGTTACGAACCGCGAAGAGAATTGTGGCAACAACAGCCTGAACAGCCTGTTGAAGAAGAACCCCTTTAACAACCTCTTTCTTTGTAACCAAATTCTTCTCATCCTCATCTTTTTTTGTATGCAACCTATAATTCTCCATACCCCCAAGCATACAATACAATCCTGAATATACCCAATACACCACTATTGGCGAAATTGTCCCCAACAATTCATCTGACACACCATATATTCCTCCTCTAAATTCAACAGTTTCAATATTCATATTGCCTTGTAGCAAATACAAttacaataacaataacacaagattctccgaaattacaaaaaaaagattcaaactttatgTATATAAAATTAGATTCTTGTAACTATGAAAAAAGATACAAATTTTATGTAAATGAAACAAGATTACTGGAAACTAGGAAAAAAGATTCGAACTTTATGTAAATGGAACTAGATTCTTGTAActatgaaaaaaattaaaactttatGTAAAATTGTGAGTTTATTTATGGAAAGAGGGGAAGATTGGAGCTAGGGTTTGTGAGGGGGGTGGATTGAATTCTCTTCCAAATTTAATTGGAAGGAATTCaagaaaacacacaaaaaaaaaaagtaaagctAGGCAAAAAAGAAACCTAATGATGATCAATATTTAGTTGTTTTTGTTCAATCTGTGTTTTGAAGTATTAATAAAAAGGGCATTATTATTTGCAGCAAGAGTAGATATATTGCTATTGTTTTCATCATCAATATATATGAGGAATCTAGAAATGCTTTTTGAGTAGTAGTaataatattaaagaaaataaataggaCTAATAATATAACTACGCTTTCtttagagaaaaagaaaaaaattagtaATGTTTTTTACTTTGTGGGACCGAAGGGGGGAGATGGGAAAGTcttgaggggtcgtttggtagggtgtataagaatacttagtaaggtttattaataatgatgaaattattcaattatttagTTTAATGTATTAAAAATAACATGCATTGCATAATCGTTTAAAAAAAGTTATTTGTTTACACAAATACCTTCCTGAAAATCGTTAGAAAggatttgaaaaagatttaaaaggTGGTTATGCATTTATACACGCttattcgtatttaaaaatcataaTATTGCTAATATCATGGTTTTATTATGTATGCGAATAATACTGAATATGGTGtatataactaatacaagtattactTATACATAGGTTTAAAAACACTATCAAACAAGAGATTAATAGTACGAAAGCTAATACATATATTCCTTATTTTCCCTAACACATCCCACTCCATCCATCTCAAATTATCTGTcgtaatttctaaaaatagttgtctcaaattatttgtcattttagaaggtcaagacaaataaattatatttttctattttacccttaatagtAGTAATTGTTCTTGAAAATAGAGATAGTAAATATTCAATGAAGATAAATCATATCTTAGGACATCAATAAGGATAAAATAATCTAAAATTCTTCTTAATTAATGTTTCTTAAGGGACGTTTAAAAGAAAAACACACGGATAATTTGAGACAGAAAAAGTACCAAACAACTCCTTAAGTGATTGAAGTAATAAACAATTGATGTGCCAAATTTTGTGTATTAAGTaatatttatttggtttttctttcacAAAAAATAATTAGGTTGCAACGTCAATTAAaaaaatgcatttgctctttttcctttttagtttttttcttttcttttttgtgttgTGTTTGGACAGTGAATGTTAAAGTAGCAAGAGACAGGAAAAGGTAAGATCTCTTATAGTTTTGACTTTTGAAACATTTGAATGACATTTTGGTAATACTACAACCACAATTTGTAGCtctagtattattttttttttccataaaaatccttTACAAATGACGAAAAGAAATAATATCGAACGAAATTAGAAGGAAAGGAGGAAAGAGATTTTTTTGATTATTTCATAGTTGCCTTTCCTAGACTAGGCTTTACAACTTTTGTCGATAGATTCCACaaaactctcttcttcttctcttgttGATTTCTAATCCAAAGTTTCAAACTAATGAATTATTTTTATAACGATGGTGTATGACAATTTGCGTTAATCTCGATTAACTTTGTACATCTATTAATGCATGTACCAAATAATTATGTTTACAAAaaacttaaaagaaaagaaaatataattatCTTGGTTTATTTAATTTAGTGAAATTTAAATCCTAATCTCATACAATCCATTTTAGTCTTGGTTGAAACCGAGGAATGTATTCCAATATTGAGCTGGTATATGATAAGGACATATATGTTTCAAATGGTTCGTGTAAAGTGGCTGTCTAGCCTTACATAATTTTAATGACGTGCCAAACAAACATAGCAGCAACGCGGAAGCGACGACATCGCCAGTTTCTTTTAAAGTCTGGTTGGCTTCTTGATATTTTGGTTTATAAGACTAAAGAAAGGGGTTTTCGATTAATTGACTTTTGACTTCGTTATTTACAAGCAACTTGGGCTACTCGGTATTTGACTTCAATTATTCTTGAGGTCTTTATATAAATTAGTATTAGGGTACGCGCCTTGCGCGTGTATCCTATATCaatgaatatatattttttaaaatacgaaaaaatattaaataatataagttattgaataaaataaaataaaaaagtataaGTTTTTAAATATGATGAACATTGATCATTTTTAGCCCGTTAGCTcgttaaataaataataatataaaatcttaaaaatactgtaatattaGAGTTAATACTTTATAAAAAATAACGTAAATATAGGAAGCTATCATTTATTAGAATgattataaaaagaaaaacaaaaaaaaaagactccATGTGTAGGTTATCATACGAAAATTTTAATCGAATAGTCATATAAAATAAAGGTCACAAAAATAAGGTAGAAAATCAAtgtttattgttattttattataataattCAAATTTTAATTGATAAAGTTATTTTTTTAGACCCTTGAATTATAGTAAAAGAGAAACGATAGCTGAAACAATGGTAATATCACAATGGAAGGATATCACAATGGACGTTTAGCTTTGCTTTGAATGGCAAATACTCACGTTAGTTTtgatttaataaatatattacacGTCATATAATTCTATATATTAAGAtttttacatagttcaaataaaaaaaataaaataagtaaaatttcaGCTAATTTTAACGTCCtaaaagttagaaaaataattaaataattattttgagtgtaaaattaatttttaaattactTTTCTTGATTTCTTTTTATACTTCTTATATTTGTCGAAGGATAACTAAAAATGGAAATGTAGCTTTTCTTTGGATGAAAAATTACTCACGTTAGGTTTGATAATTAATGTGTTACATGTTGCCAAATATTATGACTTTTtacatatatatttcaaaaaaGAACTAAGGAAAGATATAATAAGAAAAATCTTAggtgattttaaagtcctaaaaaaATTAGGAGAAATAATGAAATGACTAATTTGTCTAGTATGAAATCAAATTTtagagggtaaaaaaggcgaacgacatttcgctaagggccttcgtgcttttaatatagtatagatataatCAGGTCAGATTTACGGATTATTTTTTAGTTGCTACTCGGTCTATTGCTTCTAAGAGGGGGACCTACCTTGCCTCTTGAGGGGTCATGGGACCCCGTTAGTTTCGGCGgaaactatgtatatatatttgtaaaTACAGTTGAAACCCCTTAAATAATTTACAGTGTGTGATAACCCAAAAGATCATCTCTTATTAAAAGTTAAATCTAtcttccgaggccttaaaaacctccttttgtctcacctcgatttacgtgcgtagtccgggcgtatatccggaaggcctttttgtaaaaatttgagaaaaatgttaattttgcctttaaaattgaatttaagttaactttggtcaatattttaggtaaacgaaACCTGACCTATGATTTCACGGTCCCAGAGGGTTCGTAGAAAAATGTGGGACTTGGGAgcatgcccggaattgaattctgagatCCCTAGCCCgcgaaataaatttttgaagaaaattgtttaactaaaaatataagagtttttggaaatttaacgatgttagaatttgatggtatcgggctcgtattttaatttcggagcccggtacaggtttaaatggtatttaagttgtgcctgtaaaatttggtaagaaacagaattcatatgacgtgattcggaccctcAGTTGTGAAATGGaaactttaagagttcttgagattcttccttgattttgatgctaaactcgtagttctagatgttattttggcgatttgatagcACGAGTAAGTcagtatgatatttttaggcttgtgtgcatatttggtttgtagccctgagggctcaggtgagtttcagataagtttcgggatgttttagacttaagaAATTATGttgttttgctgcttctggtgtcctgatattttgttcttcgcattcgcgatacaGCTCATACGAATGCGAAGTACAAGCTGGGCTGGGGAGGGGTTTCTTCTACGAGAACACGAGGCCTTGGTCGCTAACGCGGAGCACTGGGggattgctcttcgcgaacgcgactggccacacgcgaacgcgtagtgtaatAGAGGTGGCTGGGGGAGTCCttgagttgttcttcgcgaacgcggtccctGGCCCGCAAACGCGATGGTCAAGGGGGAcagaccatcgcgaacgcgtaggccctTCTATCCACAAGCATCACGAACGCGACAGACCCTTCGGGAACACGAAGAAGGTctgtccagtgattttaaaacagaacctAGGTCGGGATTTCTCCCAAATTTCATATCTCCTTTCATGGAATCCgaccttgggcgatttttgaagagaattTTCAACATCAAATAATAGGTTTGTATTCTTaaactcatttccttcattttccatcaacacccattagatttctaggcctaaatcttgttctttaagggtagaaatttgggattttaggataattggtgattttacaaatttgggaatttagacctcgatttggggtcggatttcgtaGCTAATAATTGCATATTtaggctcgtgggtgaatgggcaaacgggttttggttcgaacctcgagttttgaccaagcaggcccggggtcggattttgactttttggaagagTGTTGGAAAATCTATaatttttcatttgaattggCTTCTTTGGCTTCAATTAATGTTAATAAGTTAATAttggctagatacaagtgaattggaagtggaatctaaaggaaaagaggtatttgaggcttgagttgggcTGTGGAATCcgaggtaaatgtttggtctaactttagcttgagggaatatgtgttgtgtcttatttgctatgtgttagtgtcaagtacgacatataggtgaggtgacgagtatctatacattggtgtcaagcatgcctgtgagtctaaTACTAGGATTGTTATGATTTTTATTATGTACtcttcatgcttaaattgatggtTATCATTGTGGGACAATACTTATGATaaattcttggtaattgaccattttCGCGTAATGGCTCAAGTTGAggtttattttgtgaagtaactGTTGAAACTAAATTGGTTATAGTTGACACCCTTGCAGGGACGGTATTGtctctattgttgattcccttgtcggaatgttttatttttattgtttgggtgaggaagagtgtaaaacacgaagggtgatgccgtgcatgatatcgtgagtgagtgttaatgcacgaagggtgatgttgtgccgatTCTGTgagtataaaagcacgaaggacgATGCTGTACCACATTATTTaaagtaaaagtacgaagggtgatgtcgtgccatgattatgagagagtaaaagcacaaagggtgatgccgtgccatttttgttgatttctatggtgaggacgagagtaaaagcatgaagggtgatgccatgcacttgtTACTGTGTTATCATTTTCGTTGCTTCAAGTTTGATATTTACTTTGTCACTTTACTGTATTATTGTCATAACCTGATATccccctcagcatgttcccccttTTCCTGTCTTATTCTACTAAATTCTTGTTATTAGTGCTTCtcatatatgatttaactacacaggtttttATGGTTGTTgcgtcctagcctcgtcactactttgccgagattaggcttgacacttactagtatatgtggtcggttgtactgatactatactctgtattttttgtgcagatcccggtattGGACCCTACGGACCATAGTtcgaggttgttgccttcagttcAGTTGaaacccgaggtagtcctacaggcatCCGCAGGCATTGGTGTCCCCTTCTATTATATTTCCTTTCTGTTTTATCTATTTCTGAGACAAATTTGTATTTTCTTGTTCAGaccactgtttgtagtattcatagacagtccttgaatttgtgacaccagttctgggtggaatTTTATTATGGATTTCATATTAGTATTCAGTTAAATTGTTAAATTCTGTTTTCCATATTTTGTTTTCCGTTGATTTTCTTATATTATCTGGTAAATTgttaaagataaaggaaaaaagtAAAACAATCAaaaacgttggtttgcctagtgggttcaatgttaggcgctatcacggtctcAATGGTGGGAAATttagatcgtgacaagttggtatcagagctctaggttgcttaggtctcacaattcacggacaagcttagtagagtctgagggatcggtacggagacgtctgtgattatcccccagaggctacggagtttaggaataacttcacatctattcttctgTCTCGTGCGATTTgacttctcaatgctaattgaacttctactctgttctttcgcagatggcgagaacacgtgcttcttcatccattgatcagcagcccgagccccagTGGCAGCTTGTACGAGGGGCAGAGGCtgaggccgaggccatgctagaggccgaaGTAGGgacagggctcagcctagagcagcagcaccagtgcggagcctcaggtagagtttgaggagGAGGCTCTAGCCCAGACCGTTCCAGCAGGgctagctcaggtcccagaggggttcatcgctaccccgatactccaggatgctctagtccatctagtgggccttacgGAGAGTGTCTCCCAAGCAGACttacttcctatagcaccagccgtctctcaggctgggggaggagcacagactcccgctactcgcacTCTAGAGCTGATGGCTCCTCAGTTTCAAACTCCAACAGCTCATCCAGTTGGGGAAGTTCAGCTGGGTAttgtagctcagaccggtgatggagcggctatgtttgctgatgctttgtggaggttggacaggttcaccaagcttttcactactacctatggcggtacatctttagaggatccccaggactatttGGACAGTTGTCATAAGGTTCTACAGAACATGGGGataatggagaccaatggggtcgactttgctgcttttcgtctgtcaggttccgccaagacttggtggagagattattgtttggctaaaccagctgggtcaccggctttgacttaggatcagttctctcagctatttctggaaaagtttcTTCTTATCACTTAGAGGGGGGACTATCAgaagcagtttgagcgtctctagcagggttctatgatcgtcactcagtacgagaccagatttattgccTTGGCCCGTCATGATCTTtttatacttcccaccgagagagagaggttggggaggtttattgagggactagctcagcctatcagattgcaaatggctaaggagacagggagtgag is from Nicotiana tabacum cultivar K326 chromosome 18, ASM71507v2, whole genome shotgun sequence and encodes:
- the LOC107810197 gene encoding sphinganine C4-monooxygenase 1 yields the protein MNIETVEFRGGIYGVSDELLGTISPIVVYWVYSGLYCMLGGMENYRLHTKKDEDEKNLVTKKEVVKGVLLQQAVQAVVATILFAVTGNDGESGGNQQASFLVLARQFFVGMVVLDTWQYFMHRYMHQNKFLYKHIHSQHHRLVVPYAFGALYNHPLEGLILDTIGGALAFLFSGMSPRASIFFFSFATIKTVDDHCGLWLPGNLFHIVFKNNSAYHDVHHQLYGSKYNFSQPFFVTWDRILGTYMPYALVKRPEGGYEARPDK